The Martelella mediterranea DSM 17316 genome has a window encoding:
- a CDS encoding ABC transporter permease has translation MRFSNILQLGIKELRGLGRDTLMIILIVYAFSLSIYMESSAMPETLNRAAIAVVDEDRSALSQRIVDAFYPPYFIEPEIITTAEMDARLDTGTSTFVLDIPTDFERDVLAGRKPELQLNIDATRMTQAFTGNTYIQQIIDNTVSEYLNRAPGGSKIPVSLDIRASYNPQLSQMWFGSIINIITSITMLSMILSGAALIREREHGTIEHLLVMPVTALEIVVSKIWSIGLVVLVASTLSLVIVVEGILGVPVNGSMPLFMAGSALMLFAMCSLGIFLATIAGSMPQFGLLLMLVLLPLQVLSGGLTPRESMPQFIQDIMLLAPNTHYVTLSQAILFRGAGFDVVWPQFVWLAVLGLALFTIALRRFRGFLR, from the coding sequence ATGCGGTTTTCCAATATCCTCCAGCTCGGCATCAAGGAATTACGGGGGCTTGGCCGCGACACGCTGATGATCATTCTGATCGTCTATGCCTTTTCGCTGTCCATCTACATGGAGTCCTCGGCGATGCCGGAAACGCTTAACCGCGCGGCGATAGCGGTTGTCGATGAGGATCGCTCGGCGCTGTCGCAACGCATTGTCGATGCCTTCTATCCTCCCTATTTCATCGAGCCTGAAATTATTACCACCGCCGAGATGGACGCCCGGCTGGATACCGGAACATCGACCTTCGTGCTCGATATACCGACGGATTTCGAACGGGATGTGCTCGCCGGGCGAAAACCGGAGCTGCAGCTCAATATCGACGCCACGCGCATGACACAGGCCTTTACCGGCAACACCTACATCCAGCAGATCATCGACAATACCGTCAGCGAATATCTTAACCGTGCTCCAGGCGGCAGCAAAATTCCGGTCTCTCTCGATATCCGCGCCAGCTACAATCCGCAGCTCAGCCAGATGTGGTTCGGCTCGATCATCAACATCATCACCAGCATCACCATGCTGTCGATGATCCTTTCCGGCGCGGCGCTGATCCGCGAGCGCGAGCATGGCACGATCGAACACCTTCTGGTCATGCCGGTCACGGCGCTTGAAATCGTGGTCAGCAAGATCTGGTCGATCGGCCTCGTCGTCCTCGTTGCCTCGACGCTTTCCCTCGTGATCGTGGTTGAAGGCATTCTCGGCGTGCCCGTCAACGGCTCCATGCCGCTGTTCATGGCCGGCAGCGCGTTGATGTTGTTCGCGATGTGCTCGCTCGGCATTTTCCTGGCGACGATTGCGGGCTCGATGCCGCAGTTCGGCCTGCTGCTGATGCTGGTGCTGCTGCCGCTGCAGGTGCTTTCCGGCGGTCTGACGCCGCGCGAAAGCATGCCGCAATTCATTCAGGACATCATGCTGCTGGCGCCCAATACCCATTACGTGACGCTGTCGCAGGCCATCCTGTTTCGCGGCGCGGGGTTTGATGTCGTCTGGCCGCAATTCGTCTGGCTGGCCGTCCTCGGGCTGGCGCTCTTTACCATCGCGCTGCGCCGTTTCCGCGGGTTCCTGCGATAA
- a CDS encoding IS5 family transposase codes for MAWTPFTRRHHDRSRLRYASDLTDREWSMITPFMPSQPLRSRRRRTSLRAVINAIFYLLQSGCQWALLPHDFPPKSTVHHYFKRFCRDGTWRRIHDALYCRTRRLEGREEQPSFAIIDSQSVKTGPDARRDVGYDAGKKVKGRKRHILVDTLGMLLKAEVHSAGIQDRDGAALVFNKIANRFPFIEKICGDDGYQGQRVEEASPRPMEIVKRNQAGFQVLPKRWIVERTLAWLGINRRLAKDFERFSATSLAFIQTAMIKLMTRRLARYPLS; via the coding sequence ATGGCTTGGACACCCTTCACCCGCCGTCACCATGACAGAAGCCGCCTGCGCTACGCAAGTGACCTGACGGATCGGGAATGGAGCATGATCACGCCTTTTATGCCATCGCAGCCGTTGCGCAGCCGCAGACGCAGGACTTCGCTTCGCGCCGTGATCAACGCCATTTTCTACCTGCTGCAATCGGGTTGCCAATGGGCTTTGCTGCCACACGACTTTCCGCCGAAGAGCACAGTCCATCACTATTTCAAACGGTTCTGCCGGGACGGAACATGGCGACGTATTCATGACGCACTCTATTGCCGGACCCGGCGTTTGGAGGGGCGCGAGGAACAGCCGTCGTTTGCCATCATTGACAGCCAGTCGGTGAAGACTGGCCCGGATGCCCGCCGCGATGTCGGTTATGATGCAGGCAAGAAGGTCAAGGGCCGCAAGCGGCACATTCTGGTCGATACGCTCGGCATGCTTCTCAAGGCAGAGGTTCACTCGGCAGGCATTCAGGATCGCGACGGAGCAGCGCTCGTGTTCAACAAAATCGCCAATCGTTTTCCCTTCATCGAAAAAATCTGCGGTGATGACGGCTATCAAGGCCAAAGGGTCGAAGAGGCAAGCCCGAGACCGATGGAAATCGTCAAGCGCAACCAAGCAGGCTTTCAGGTTCTGCCGAAACGCTGGATTGTCGAACGAACATTGGCCTGGCTCGGGATAAACCGCCGCTTGGCAAAGGATTTCGAGCGGTTCTCTGCAACAAGCCTCGCCTTCATTCAAACCGCTATGATCAAGCTCATGACAAGGCGGCTCGCTCGATATCCGCTTTCTTGA
- a CDS encoding HlyD family secretion protein: MRTGLGKWVAIVVLAAVAAGGYAAWRNLNGNALPEGIASGNGRIEATEIDISAKTAGRISEIFVNEGDFIQAGEKLVQMDTRQLEAQKREAEAKLRSARTGVDAANATIEQAKAEKRAAEAVVEQRKAVLNSAEATFARFQKLVQTNVTSRQALEDAEAKALQAKATVAAGEASSAAASAAVSTAEAQLTKAEAAIDAAEASIDYIQSIIDDSTLTAPRPGRVQYLVAQPGEIVAAGGRILNIVDLTDVYMNFFLPTEQAGRTAIGAETRLVLDAAPQFTIPASISYVSDVAQFTPKTVETEVERQKLMFRVKARIDPALLREHIDLVKTGLPGVAYVRYDPNAAWPDALEGNLAQ, from the coding sequence GTGCGGACAGGTTTGGGTAAATGGGTTGCGATCGTCGTCCTGGCAGCCGTTGCGGCCGGCGGTTATGCCGCATGGCGCAATCTCAACGGCAACGCTCTTCCTGAAGGCATTGCCAGCGGGAACGGCCGTATAGAGGCGACGGAAATCGATATCTCCGCCAAGACGGCCGGGCGAATCAGCGAGATTTTCGTCAATGAGGGCGATTTCATTCAGGCCGGCGAGAAACTGGTGCAGATGGACACCAGGCAGCTGGAGGCGCAAAAACGCGAGGCCGAGGCCAAGCTGCGCAGCGCCCGCACCGGCGTGGACGCCGCCAATGCGACGATAGAACAGGCGAAGGCTGAAAAGCGGGCCGCCGAAGCCGTCGTCGAACAGCGCAAGGCCGTACTCAATTCCGCCGAGGCCACTTTCGCGCGCTTCCAGAAGCTGGTCCAGACAAATGTCACTTCCAGGCAGGCGCTCGAGGATGCCGAGGCGAAGGCGCTGCAGGCGAAGGCCACCGTTGCCGCGGGCGAGGCCTCATCCGCCGCTGCGAGCGCGGCCGTCAGCACCGCCGAAGCGCAGCTAACCAAGGCGGAAGCGGCGATCGATGCCGCGGAGGCGAGCATAGACTATATCCAGTCGATCATTGACGACAGCACACTGACTGCGCCGCGGCCCGGGCGTGTGCAGTATCTCGTCGCCCAGCCGGGCGAGATCGTTGCCGCCGGCGGTCGTATTCTCAACATTGTCGACCTGACCGACGTCTATATGAACTTCTTCCTGCCGACCGAACAGGCGGGCCGGACGGCAATCGGCGCGGAGACCCGGCTGGTGCTCGATGCCGCGCCGCAATTCACCATCCCCGCCAGCATTTCCTATGTTTCCGACGTCGCCCAATTCACGCCGAAGACCGTCGAGACGGAGGTGGAGCGCCAGAAGCTGATGTTCAGGGTCAAGGCCCGCATCGACCCGGCTCTGTTGCGCGAGCATATCGACCTCGTCAAGACCGGCCTGCCCGGCGTCGCCTATGTGCGCTATGACCCCAATGCCGCCTGGCCCGACGCGCTTGAAGGAAATCTCGCCCAATGA
- a CDS encoding IS6 family transposase has product MTDRDPLYRRHRFPPEIIAHAVWLYFRFPLSLRMVEDLLAARGIIVSHQTVRLWAEKFGRTFANEIRRRSSGRLGDKWHLDEAVISIRGKKHWLWRAVDQDGFVLEVLVQSRRDTKAAKRLMRKLLKGQGRSPRVMVTDKLRSYAAAKQKIMHGVEHRSHKGLNNRAENSHQPVRRRERIMKRFKSKRHLQRFVSIHDPIANLFHIPRHDISTSHHRELRASAMSIWAEIARI; this is encoded by the coding sequence ATGACTGACCGAGATCCTCTTTACCGCCGCCATCGTTTTCCACCCGAAATCATCGCCCATGCGGTGTGGCTCTATTTCCGCTTTCCCCTGAGCCTGCGGATGGTAGAGGATTTGTTGGCGGCGCGTGGCATCATTGTCTCGCATCAGACCGTCAGACTGTGGGCGGAGAAGTTTGGCCGGACCTTCGCCAACGAGATCCGTCGCCGGTCATCCGGGCGGCTTGGTGATAAGTGGCACCTAGATGAGGCCGTTATCTCGATCCGGGGCAAGAAGCATTGGCTATGGCGCGCCGTGGATCAGGACGGTTTCGTCCTGGAGGTCCTGGTGCAAAGCCGCCGCGACACCAAGGCGGCCAAGCGCCTGATGCGCAAGCTTTTGAAAGGCCAGGGACGATCGCCGCGCGTGATGGTCACCGACAAGCTTCGCTCCTATGCAGCCGCAAAGCAGAAAATCATGCACGGCGTCGAGCACCGCTCGCATAAGGGCCTGAACAATCGGGCGGAGAATTCCCACCAGCCAGTCCGACGGCGAGAGCGGATCATGAAGCGCTTCAAGTCAAAGCGACATCTCCAACGCTTCGTTTCCATTCACGATCCGATCGCCAACCTCTTCCACATCCCTCGCCACGACATTTCCACCAGCCACCATCGCGAACTGCGCGCCTCAGCCATGAGCATATGGGCGGAAATCGCTCGGATTTAG
- a CDS encoding IS3 family transposase (programmed frameshift) → MRQKSGQQKPSADKAIKDIRRSTRKSYSAEEKIRIVLEGLRGEDSIAALCRREGIAESMYYTWSKEFLEAGKRRLAGDTARAATTDEVKALRREARDLKEVVAEQTLELRLLKKHDRGWGRRRMRYPASEKLEIIRLVEQSHLPVKKTLEQLAIPRQTFYRWYDRFQRFGVEGLEDRSSAPSRVWNRIPDAIREEVIELALEEPELSPRELAVTFTDTKSYFVSEASVYRLLKAHDLITSPAFIVVKADNEFKDKTVRPNEMWQTDFTYLKVIGWGWFYLSTILDDFSRYIVGWKLCTNMKVGDVTDTLNIALAASGCDSVKVEHKPRLLSDNGGCYIAEDLADWLKDRKMEQLHGAPGHPQTQGKIERWHQTLKNRILLENYFFPEDLEAQIGAFIDHYNNRRYHESLGNLTPADVYFGRGDEILKQRKRIKQQTIQNRRLQHHANAV, encoded by the exons ATGAGACAGAAATCCGGTCAGCAGAAGCCGAGCGCAGACAAGGCGATCAAGGATATCCGCCGTTCCACCCGCAAATCCTATTCGGCTGAGGAAAAGATCCGCATTGTGTTGGAAGGCCTGCGCGGCGAAGACAGCATTGCCGCACTCTGCCGCCGTGAGGGCATCGCCGAGAGCATGTATTACACCTGGTCGAAGGAATTTCTCGAGGCCGGCAAGCGGCGCTTGGCCGGCGATACGGCACGGGCCGCAACCACGGATGAGGTGAAGGCGTTGCGCCGGGAAGCACGCGATCTGAAAGAGGTCGTGGCCGAGCAGACGCTGGAGCTGCGCCTGCTC AAAAAGCATGATCGGGGATGGGGACGCAGAAGAATGAGATATCCCGCATCCGAGAAGCTGGAAATCATCCGGCTGGTTGAGCAATCGCACCTGCCGGTGAAGAAGACGCTGGAACAGCTCGCCATTCCACGGCAGACCTTTTACCGCTGGTATGACCGTTTCCAGCGCTTTGGCGTTGAGGGGCTGGAGGACCGCTCATCGGCTCCATCACGCGTGTGGAACCGGATTCCCGATGCTATCAGGGAGGAGGTGATCGAACTGGCGCTTGAAGAGCCGGAGCTCTCCCCGCGCGAACTGGCGGTGACCTTCACCGATACAAAAAGCTATTTCGTATCAGAAGCGTCCGTTTATCGCCTGCTCAAGGCCCATGACCTGATCACCTCACCGGCTTTTATCGTCGTCAAGGCGGACAATGAGTTCAAGGACAAGACCGTTCGCCCCAATGAGATGTGGCAAACCGATTTCACCTATTTGAAAGTAATCGGCTGGGGCTGGTTCTATCTGTCCACCATTCTCGATGACTTCTCGCGTTACATAGTGGGCTGGAAGCTGTGTACGAACATGAAAGTCGGCGACGTGACCGACACGCTGAACATTGCACTGGCCGCATCCGGTTGCGACAGCGTCAAGGTGGAGCACAAGCCGCGACTGCTGTCGGATAATGGCGGATGCTATATCGCCGAAGACCTGGCGGATTGGCTGAAGGACAGGAAAATGGAGCAGCTGCACGGCGCGCCTGGTCATCCGCAGACCCAAGGCAAGATCGAGCGCTGGCACCAGACGCTGAAAAACCGGATCCTGCTGGAAAATTACTTCTTCCCGGAAGACCTCGAAGCTCAGATCGGGGCGTTTATCGACCATTACAACAATCGCCGATACCACGAGAGCCTCGGCAATCTCACGCCAGCGGATGTCTACTTCGGCAGAGGAGACGAAATCCTGAAACAGCGAAAAAGGATCAAGCAACAGACCATTCAGAACCGACGCTTGCAACATCACGCAAACGCCGTTTAA
- the gdhA gene encoding NADP-specific glutamate dehydrogenase, with protein sequence MNNIDEKLRPILAEVARRNAGEPEFHQAVHEVMESLGRVVAKHPDYLEQALIERICEPERQIIFRIPWVDDQGNVQINRGFRVQFNSSLGPYKGGMRFHPSVNLGIIKFLGFEQTFKNALSGLPIGGGKGGTDFDPKNKSDGEIMRFCQSLMIELHRHLGEQTDVPAGDIGVGGREIGYMFGQYKRLTNRYESGVFTGKDIAYGGSRARTEATGFGNTYFTKAMLETRQTDFDGKRVVVSGAGNVAIHTIEKVQSFGGTVIACSDSSGYIIDEAGIDLALLQEVKSVRRERISEYARLRGNGVRFVPVGKGSVWDLPCDVAMPSATQNELTGKDAKTLVKNGVLAVGEGANMPCTPEAIRILREAGILFGPGKAANAGGVATSALEMQQNASRDRWSFEQTEQRLAQIMKSIHDRCAETADEYGAPGDYVLGANIAGFVRVAKAMRMLGVI encoded by the coding sequence ATGAACAATATCGACGAAAAGCTACGACCGATCCTTGCCGAAGTGGCGAGGCGCAATGCCGGCGAGCCGGAATTTCACCAGGCCGTGCACGAGGTGATGGAAAGCCTCGGGCGCGTTGTGGCAAAGCACCCTGATTATCTCGAACAAGCGCTCATTGAACGGATCTGCGAACCCGAGCGTCAGATTATCTTTCGCATCCCTTGGGTTGACGACCAAGGGAATGTCCAGATCAATCGAGGATTTCGCGTCCAGTTCAACTCGTCCCTCGGTCCCTACAAGGGCGGGATGCGCTTTCACCCGTCTGTCAATCTGGGGATCATCAAGTTCCTCGGCTTCGAGCAGACCTTCAAGAATGCCCTGTCCGGCCTGCCGATCGGTGGCGGAAAGGGTGGAACGGATTTCGACCCCAAGAACAAATCCGATGGCGAAATCATGCGCTTTTGCCAATCCCTCATGATCGAACTGCACCGCCACCTAGGCGAGCAGACGGATGTGCCAGCCGGCGATATCGGTGTCGGCGGGCGTGAAATCGGATATATGTTCGGGCAATACAAGCGGCTGACGAACCGTTATGAATCGGGTGTGTTCACCGGCAAGGACATCGCCTACGGAGGATCCCGCGCCAGGACCGAGGCGACTGGTTTCGGCAATACCTATTTCACCAAGGCCATGCTTGAAACGCGCCAGACCGATTTCGACGGCAAGCGCGTCGTGGTGTCGGGTGCGGGCAATGTCGCCATTCATACCATCGAAAAGGTCCAGTCCTTTGGCGGCACGGTCATCGCCTGTTCGGATTCAAGCGGCTACATCATAGACGAGGCCGGGATTGACCTTGCCCTGCTTCAGGAGGTCAAATCCGTGCGCCGCGAGCGAATTTCGGAATATGCCCGGTTGCGCGGGAACGGAGTCCGTTTTGTTCCTGTCGGAAAAGGTTCTGTCTGGGATCTTCCCTGTGACGTGGCAATGCCCTCGGCTACCCAGAATGAGCTGACGGGCAAGGACGCGAAAACACTGGTCAAGAACGGGGTTCTGGCGGTCGGCGAAGGTGCGAACATGCCTTGCACCCCCGAGGCGATCCGCATCCTGCGCGAGGCCGGTATCCTGTTCGGGCCCGGCAAGGCTGCGAACGCTGGGGGCGTTGCAACGTCGGCACTGGAAATGCAGCAGAACGCCAGCCGTGATCGCTGGAGCTTTGAGCAGACCGAGCAACGGTTGGCACAGATCATGAAAAGCATCCACGACAGATGTGCCGAAACCGCCGATGAATATGGCGCTCCGGGTGACTATGTCCTGGGCGCGAACATCGCCGGTTTCGTGCGGGTTGCAAAAGCCATGCGGATGCTGGGAGTGATCTGA
- a CDS encoding sulfatase, whose product MILIVTDTTRRDHIGAYGNDWIQTPNLDKLAAASLRFTRAVPEAMPTVPARRSIHSGMRTFPFRNWVKRSGNESGVWGWQHIPDDQPTLAELLSAGGYTTILVSDNPHTFKPSMNFARGFKSLQWIRGQEGDDYMPPWLADDRLIDRYLYQDAGGEELTSKGENLLLANELRQYLANNADRVREEDYLCAKVFRTAARMLESTPPDQPFFMSIDSFDPHEPWDAPRHYADLYDPDYADPEPVSPRYGKSDYLTQRQLKRMRALYAGELTMVDRWIGYFMRQAEQLGLLENTLVIMTSDHGMALGEHGALGKPSFALWPEMTDTPFFIRHPDGKRAGEAMDYFASTHDIAPTILSFVGIEPETRFDGVDLMPTLDGKMPSDSRDHFTSGMNNYVWVSDRQYTMISKNDGSDAKLYDIVADPDQQNDIAADNPDIVEQMFALVLEDAGGEPLPSYG is encoded by the coding sequence GTGATCCTGATCGTCACCGATACCACGCGGCGCGATCATATTGGCGCCTATGGCAATGACTGGATTCAGACTCCGAACCTGGACAAGCTTGCCGCCGCGAGCCTGCGCTTTACCCGGGCCGTGCCCGAGGCGATGCCGACCGTGCCGGCGCGCCGTTCCATCCACAGCGGCATGCGCACCTTTCCGTTCCGCAATTGGGTCAAGCGCAGCGGCAATGAATCGGGCGTCTGGGGCTGGCAGCACATCCCCGACGATCAACCTACACTCGCCGAACTGTTGTCGGCCGGCGGCTATACGACGATCCTGGTTTCCGACAATCCGCACACCTTCAAGCCGTCGATGAATTTCGCACGCGGCTTCAAGTCGCTGCAATGGATCAGAGGGCAGGAAGGCGATGACTATATGCCGCCATGGCTCGCTGATGACAGACTCATCGACCGATACCTGTATCAGGACGCAGGCGGCGAGGAACTGACCTCCAAGGGCGAAAATCTGCTGCTCGCCAACGAGTTGAGACAGTATCTCGCCAACAATGCAGATCGCGTTCGCGAAGAGGACTATCTCTGTGCCAAGGTGTTCCGCACCGCCGCGCGCATGCTGGAAAGTACGCCGCCCGACCAGCCGTTCTTTATGTCGATCGATTCCTTTGATCCCCACGAGCCCTGGGATGCGCCGCGTCACTATGCCGATCTTTATGACCCCGATTACGCCGATCCGGAGCCGGTTTCGCCGCGCTACGGCAAGAGCGACTATCTGACGCAGCGCCAGCTGAAGCGCATGCGCGCTCTCTATGCCGGTGAGCTCACCATGGTCGATCGTTGGATTGGTTATTTCATGCGGCAGGCGGAACAGCTCGGCCTTCTGGAAAACACGCTTGTCATCATGACCAGCGACCACGGCATGGCGCTTGGCGAACACGGTGCGCTTGGAAAACCGTCCTTCGCGTTATGGCCGGAGATGACGGATACGCCCTTCTTCATCCGCCACCCGGACGGCAAGCGCGCCGGTGAGGCCATGGACTATTTCGCATCGACCCACGACATTGCGCCGACCATCCTCTCCTTTGTCGGCATCGAGCCTGAAACCAGGTTCGACGGCGTCGACCTGATGCCGACGCTCGACGGCAAGATGCCATCCGATTCGCGTGATCATTTCACTTCCGGGATGAATAACTATGTCTGGGTATCGGACCGGCAGTATACGATGATTTCGAAGAACGATGGCAGCGATGCCAAGCTCTACGACATCGTTGCCGATCCCGATCAGCAGAATGACATTGCAGCCGACAATCCCGATATCGTCGAGCAGATGTTCGCGCTGGTGCTCGAGGATGCCGGGGGGGAACCGCTGCCGAGTTACGGCTGA
- the rbbA gene encoding ribosome-associated ATPase/putative transporter RbbA: MNAADEQGGAGAVARLEGVSLLYRKTTALNDISLDIPAGCMAGLIGPDGVGKSSLLSLIAGARKVQTGAVSVLGGDISDDGHRRAVCPRIAYMPQGLGRNLYATLSVYENIDFFGRLFGHAHAERRRRIENLMKSTGLLPFADRPAGKLSGGMKQKLGLCCALIHDPDLLVLDEPTTGVDPLSRRQFWSLIDDIRAAHPGMSVIVATAYMEEAARFDWLAAMNDGNVLATGSPAELLSATATDNLDDAFVALLPEAIRGDRKALDITPREEGDAGDFAIEAEHLSKRFGDFTAVDDVSFRIRRGEIFGFLGSNGCGKTTTMKMLTGLLDVSGGTAKLFGQPVDPGNLDVRRRVGYMSQAFSLYTELTVRQNLYLHARLYRLPAETIEPRVAEMIARFDLADVADSLPEALPLGIRQRLSLAVAMIHGPDILILDEPTSGVDPLARDDFWRMLIALSRNDNVTIFVSTHFMNEAARCDRISLMHAGRVLASDRPAGIIEASGKATLEEAFISHLEAVTDEAQEAEEPAIAEDAEKDDTDGRAAERALKHRFDFRRMMAYSWREALELRRDPIRATMAIIGSVILLLVIGYGINLDIENLSYATLDRDQTVTSRDLTLDISGSRYFDEKAPLVDYADMDRRMRDGEISFAIEIPPHFAADLARGRDVEVGVWLDGSMPQRASSARGYIQGVYATWLTRKIEEVYGAGAADPAYSVAARYRYNPDIRSLVAMAPAVIPLLLLLIPAILTTLSVVREKELGSIVNFYVTPTTRLEFLIGKQLPYIVLAMFNFALLLATSLMVFQVPFTGSMLAFSLAALLFVTISTGMGLLVSTFTSSQIAALFATALLTLIPAIQYSGLIDPVSALQGFGAMIGEVYPATYFVTISRGTFTKALGLADLQAAFVPLLIAIPVLTIASTLLLGKQAR; the protein is encoded by the coding sequence ATGAATGCCGCGGATGAGCAGGGTGGCGCCGGCGCAGTCGCTCGCCTCGAAGGCGTCAGCCTGCTTTATCGCAAGACGACGGCGCTGAACGACATATCGCTTGATATTCCCGCCGGCTGCATGGCCGGTCTCATCGGCCCGGACGGCGTCGGCAAGTCAAGCCTGCTGTCGCTGATTGCCGGCGCGCGCAAGGTGCAGACCGGCGCTGTCAGCGTGCTTGGCGGCGACATCTCCGATGACGGGCACCGCCGCGCCGTCTGCCCGCGCATCGCCTATATGCCGCAGGGGCTCGGCCGCAATCTCTACGCCACGCTGTCGGTCTACGAGAATATCGATTTCTTCGGCCGTCTTTTCGGCCATGCCCATGCGGAGCGCCGGCGGCGCATCGAAAACCTGATGAAAAGTACGGGGCTGCTGCCCTTTGCCGACAGGCCGGCCGGCAAGCTCTCGGGCGGCATGAAACAGAAGCTCGGGCTTTGCTGCGCGCTGATCCACGACCCCGATCTTCTGGTTCTCGACGAACCGACGACCGGCGTCGATCCACTGTCCAGACGGCAGTTCTGGAGCCTGATCGACGATATCCGCGCCGCGCACCCCGGCATGAGCGTTATCGTCGCAACCGCCTATATGGAGGAGGCCGCGCGCTTCGACTGGCTGGCTGCGATGAATGACGGCAATGTTCTTGCCACCGGCAGCCCGGCCGAGCTTTTGAGCGCGACCGCCACCGACAATCTCGACGACGCTTTCGTGGCGCTGCTGCCGGAAGCGATCCGCGGCGACCGGAAGGCGCTGGATATTACCCCGCGCGAGGAGGGTGATGCCGGCGATTTTGCCATCGAGGCCGAGCATCTGAGCAAGCGTTTCGGCGATTTCACCGCCGTCGACGATGTCAGCTTCCGCATTCGCCGGGGCGAGATTTTCGGCTTTCTCGGCTCGAATGGCTGCGGCAAGACCACGACCATGAAAATGCTGACCGGGCTTCTGGATGTGAGCGGCGGCACGGCAAAGCTGTTCGGCCAGCCGGTCGATCCCGGCAATCTCGATGTGCGCCGGCGGGTCGGCTATATGTCCCAGGCCTTCTCGCTCTATACCGAGCTGACCGTGCGGCAGAACCTTTATTTGCACGCACGGCTTTACCGGCTGCCGGCGGAGACGATCGAACCGCGCGTTGCCGAAATGATCGCGCGGTTCGATCTCGCCGACGTTGCCGACAGCCTGCCGGAGGCGCTGCCGCTCGGCATCCGCCAGCGCCTGTCGCTGGCGGTCGCGATGATCCACGGGCCGGATATCCTGATCCTGGACGAACCGACCTCCGGGGTTGACCCGCTGGCCCGCGATGATTTCTGGCGCATGCTGATCGCGCTTTCGCGCAACGACAATGTCACGATTTTCGTCTCCACCCATTTCATGAACGAGGCGGCGCGCTGCGATCGGATTTCGCTGATGCATGCCGGCCGGGTGCTGGCGAGCGACCGCCCGGCCGGCATCATCGAGGCAAGCGGAAAAGCAACGCTCGAAGAGGCCTTCATCAGCCATCTGGAAGCGGTTACGGACGAGGCGCAGGAGGCTGAAGAGCCCGCGATCGCCGAAGATGCCGAAAAGGACGACACCGACGGGCGTGCCGCCGAAAGGGCGCTGAAACACCGTTTCGACTTTCGCCGGATGATGGCCTATTCCTGGCGCGAGGCGCTGGAACTGCGTCGCGACCCGATCCGCGCCACCATGGCGATCATCGGCAGCGTCATTCTGCTGCTGGTGATCGGCTACGGCATCAATCTCGATATCGAAAACCTCAGCTATGCCACGCTTGACCGCGATCAGACCGTAACGAGCAGGGACCTGACGCTCGATATCTCCGGATCGCGCTATTTCGATGAGAAAGCCCCGCTCGTCGATTATGCCGATATGGACAGGCGCATGCGTGACGGGGAAATCAGTTTCGCCATTGAAATCCCGCCGCATTTCGCCGCCGATCTGGCGCGCGGGCGCGATGTCGAAGTCGGTGTCTGGCTGGACGGCTCGATGCCGCAGCGCGCATCGTCGGCCAGAGGCTATATTCAGGGCGTCTATGCCACGTGGCTTACCCGCAAGATCGAGGAGGTCTACGGGGCGGGGGCGGCTGATCCGGCCTATTCGGTCGCCGCGCGCTATCGCTACAACCCGGATATCCGCAGCCTCGTCGCCATGGCGCCGGCGGTCATTCCGCTGCTGCTGCTGCTCATTCCCGCCATTCTCACCACGCTTTCCGTGGTGCGGGAAAAGGAGCTGGGCTCGATCGTCAATTTTTATGTCACGCCGACGACGAGGCTGGAATTCCTGATTGGCAAGCAGCTGCCCTATATCGTGCTTGCCATGTTCAATTTCGCCCTGCTGCTGGCAACCTCGCTGATGGTGTTTCAGGTGCCCTTTACCGGCAGCATGCTTGCCTTTTCGCTGGCGGCCCTGCTGTTCGTCACCATTTCAACCGGCATGGGCCTGCTGGTGTCGACCTTTACCAGCAGTCAGATCGCAGCCCTTTTCGCCACCGCTCTTCTTACGCTCATTCCGGCAATCCAGTATTCCGGCCTCATCGATCCGGTCAGCGCGCTTCAGGGGTTCGGCGCCATGATCGGCGAGGTCTATCCGGCTACCTATTTCGTGACGATATCGCGCGGAACCTTCACCAAGGCGCTCGGCCTTGCCGATCTGCAGGCTGCTTTCGTGCCTCTTCTCATCGCCATTCCGGTTCTGACGATCGCCAGCACGCTTCTGCTCGGCAAGCAGGCGAGGTAG